Proteins encoded within one genomic window of Deltaproteobacteria bacterium:
- a CDS encoding type II secretion system protein: MRFRVFNRRPAGSNRREGGFTLLELLIAMAILALGLTGIVNVQMRSSLGNMGARNMTAAVNLARSKIEELRRVKLYYIPTSGAAEVVAPDLQDDGDTTDLGNWTNPDHQDAGALNEEGMLGGRYIVAWNIADGVPGANMKTVRVRVSWTEGSKPRSVELETQIARKNLDYYQ; encoded by the coding sequence ATGAGATTCCGTGTTTTCAATCGACGGCCTGCCGGTTCGAACCGGCGGGAGGGCGGATTTACCCTGCTCGAGCTTCTCATAGCGATGGCCATCCTCGCCCTTGGCCTGACCGGGATCGTCAACGTTCAGATGCGGAGCAGCTTGGGGAACATGGGCGCCAGGAACATGACGGCGGCCGTGAATCTCGCCCGGAGCAAGATCGAGGAACTGCGAAGGGTCAAGTTGTATTATATCCCCACGTCCGGAGCGGCCGAGGTCGTCGCCCCCGACCTTCAGGATGACGGAGACACCACTGACCTGGGAAATTGGACCAACCCGGATCACCAGGATGCCGGCGCCCTCAATGAAGAGGGGATGCTCGGCGGCCGTTACATAGTGGCCTGGAATATTGCCGACGGCGTTCCCGGAGCCAACATGAAGACGGTTCGCGTCCGTGTCAGCTGGACGGAAGGGTCTAAACCCCGGTCGGTGGAACTGGAAACCCAGATCGCACGCAAGAACCTGGATTATTACCAGTAG
- a CDS encoding prepilin-type N-terminal cleavage/methylation domain-containing protein has translation MRSDMPGENGFTLIELMTVVSIMLIVLAISSFVFISEVPTVRLRGAAQNLAATLQFIKVRAVVSNRYAWFHADPANRFYTGFVDESSFGTIQPSEYAQSNLDMPDTSGSTPGFFLPTGISFGLPAGYSSGAGPDGIPYPGASATIVNAPGNYVGFRSTAIPVVNFVSNATPSSPVVIFLTNSKGEGRAVSIHITGRIKTFQWYGGSWR, from the coding sequence ATGAGATCGGATATGCCCGGAGAAAATGGTTTTACCCTTATCGAATTGATGACCGTAGTGTCAATCATGCTCATCGTTCTGGCAATCTCTTCCTTTGTTTTTATCTCGGAGGTACCCACCGTAAGGCTGCGCGGAGCGGCACAGAACCTGGCTGCCACCCTGCAATTCATCAAGGTCCGGGCCGTTGTCAGCAACAGATACGCCTGGTTCCACGCGGACCCGGCCAACCGTTTCTACACGGGCTTCGTTGACGAATCCAGCTTCGGGACAATACAGCCTTCCGAGTATGCCCAATCGAACTTGGACATGCCCGACACCTCCGGCAGCACACCGGGATTCTTTCTTCCCACCGGCATTTCCTTCGGGCTACCGGCGGGTTACTCTTCGGGGGCGGGTCCCGACGGGATACCTTATCCAGGGGCGAGCGCCACCATTGTCAACGCCCCCGGCAACTATGTGGGGTTCCGGTCCACCGCCATCCCGGTGGTAAACTTCGTTTCAAACGCGACGCCGTCATCCCCTGTGGTGATCTTTCTTACCAACTCCAAAGGGGAGGGAAGGGCCGTTTCGATCCACATAACCGGCCGGATCAAAACCTTTCAGTGGTATGGAGGAAGCTGGCGATGA